The Flavobacterium psychrophilum genome includes a region encoding these proteins:
- a CDS encoding metallophosphatase, which yields MSRTFVIGDIHGSYKAVLQLLERAAVTPADKLIFLGDYVDGWGQSPEVLDFLIDLKQTHHCIYIRGNHDDLFLDWLRDGTYTEEWFFHGGRSTTEAYKHLSEDRKKMHILFLESLTDYFLDDNNRLFVHAGFTSLNGIKHEYFTRMFFWDRTLWETAMSLDKTMDRNHPEYPKRLTLYKEIFIGHTPVTRIGETVPINRANVWNVDTGAAFKGPVTIMDIDTKEFWQSDPAYTLYPDENGRN from the coding sequence ATGAGCAGGACATTTGTAATAGGAGATATCCACGGAAGCTATAAAGCCGTACTACAACTACTGGAACGTGCCGCAGTTACTCCGGCAGATAAACTTATATTTTTAGGCGATTATGTTGACGGATGGGGACAGTCGCCGGAAGTTTTAGATTTTTTAATCGATCTTAAACAAACACATCATTGTATCTACATCCGGGGCAATCACGACGATTTATTCCTGGATTGGTTAAGAGACGGGACGTATACCGAAGAATGGTTTTTTCATGGCGGAAGAAGTACCACAGAAGCTTATAAGCACCTGTCGGAAGACCGGAAAAAAATGCATATTCTTTTTCTGGAAAGCCTTACCGATTATTTTCTGGATGACAACAACCGCCTCTTTGTACACGCAGGGTTTACCAGCCTTAACGGCATAAAGCATGAATATTTTACACGCATGTTTTTTTGGGACAGAACCCTTTGGGAAACAGCAATGTCACTCGATAAAACAATGGACCGCAACCACCCCGAATACCCTAAGAGACTGACGCTATACAAAGAGATTTTTATAGGCCATACACCGGTAACCCGCATTGGTGAAACCGTACCTATAAACCGTGCTAACGTTTGGAATGTTGATACAGGAGCCGCTTTTAAAGGCCCCGTTACCATTATGGATATTGACACTAAAGAATTTTGGCAGAGCGACCCCGCCTATACTTTATACCCCGACGAAAACGGGAGGAACTAA
- a CDS encoding aerotolerance regulator BatA — translation MKDVTFLHPGFFWLFAVLPLAIGWYIWKRKQQTATLKISSINAFKAKPSLLGRLKPVLFVLRILALSSIIVAMARPRTVDVNNRTKTTRGIDIVIAMDVSGSMLAKDLKPNRMEALKDVAEDFVDGRPNDRIGLVVYAGEAYTKTPVTSDKALVIDAIKSVKYDETVLKDGTGIGTGLATAINRLKESKAKSRVIILLTDGVNNAGVIDPRMAADIAKEYGIKVYTIGIGTNGNAMFPYAKRPDGKFEYKMQKVEIDEQLMKEIAKKTEGKYFRATSNTKLKSIYEEINKLETTEIEEMKYYNYDEKFRPFAWAALGLLLAEIVLRKTLYRSFI, via the coding sequence ATGAAAGACGTTACTTTTTTACATCCGGGTTTCTTTTGGCTGTTTGCTGTACTTCCGCTGGCTATTGGCTGGTACATCTGGAAAAGAAAACAACAAACGGCAACGCTTAAAATAAGTTCAATAAATGCCTTTAAGGCAAAGCCATCATTACTGGGCAGATTAAAACCGGTACTTTTTGTACTAAGGATTTTAGCTTTAAGCTCTATTATAGTAGCTATGGCAAGGCCCAGAACGGTAGACGTAAACAACAGGACAAAAACCACACGCGGTATAGATATTGTTATAGCAATGGACGTTTCGGGTAGTATGCTTGCCAAAGACCTTAAACCTAACCGTATGGAAGCGCTTAAAGATGTGGCAGAGGATTTTGTTGATGGGCGCCCTAACGACCGTATTGGCCTTGTGGTATATGCTGGCGAAGCCTACACCAAAACGCCTGTTACAAGCGATAAGGCTTTGGTTATAGATGCTATAAAATCGGTTAAGTATGATGAAACTGTGCTTAAAGACGGTACGGGTATAGGCACGGGACTTGCAACGGCTATAAACCGTTTAAAAGAAAGCAAAGCCAAAAGCCGCGTTATTATACTCCTTACCGATGGTGTAAATAACGCCGGGGTTATAGACCCGCGAATGGCAGCAGATATTGCTAAAGAATACGGCATTAAAGTATATACAATTGGTATTGGTACTAACGGTAATGCTATGTTTCCGTATGCTAAAAGGCCCGATGGCAAGTTTGAATACAAAATGCAAAAGGTAGAAATAGATGAGCAGTTAATGAAAGAGATTGCTAAAAAGACCGAAGGTAAATACTTTAGGGCTACATCTAACACTAAACTTAAGTCTATTTACGAAGAGATCAATAAACTCGAAACTACAGAGATCGAGGAGATGAAATATTATAATTACGACGAGAAATTCCGTCCGTTTGCATGGGCGGCGTTAGGATTGCTGCTGGCAGAGATCGTATTGAGAAAAACACTTTACAGAAGCTTTATTTAG
- a CDS encoding aldo/keto reductase: MSIHISPIIAGAMNWGVWQAKFSTTEMARMIHTCIENGITTFDHADIYGGYTTEAEFGKAFAESGISRDKIQLISKCGIQHTVGNRPTKVKHYDYSKEYIIWSAENSLKFLQTDHLDILLLHRPSPLMNPDEVAEAVEQLKSQGKIKAFGVSNFTSSQTELIRSRTEVYCNQIEFSATHLDPMLDGSFDYMMVNNIKPMAWSPIGSIFKEHNDQTHRLKLLLSQLVAKYGVTADVILLAWILQHPAGVTPVSGSVSPERLKNQIKATQVKLELEDWFAIWTESIGNKVP; the protein is encoded by the coding sequence ATGAGTATACATATCTCTCCTATAATTGCCGGAGCCATGAACTGGGGCGTTTGGCAGGCTAAATTTTCTACTACAGAAATGGCCAGAATGATACACACATGTATTGAAAACGGCATTACAACTTTTGATCATGCTGATATTTACGGAGGTTACACTACCGAAGCTGAATTTGGCAAGGCTTTCGCCGAAAGCGGCATCTCCCGCGATAAAATACAACTTATCTCTAAGTGTGGCATTCAGCACACGGTTGGCAACAGACCTACCAAGGTAAAGCACTACGATTACTCTAAAGAATATATAATATGGAGTGCCGAAAACTCGCTTAAGTTTTTACAGACAGACCATCTTGATATATTGTTACTACACCGCCCAAGCCCCCTTATGAATCCGGATGAGGTTGCCGAAGCCGTAGAACAGCTTAAAAGCCAGGGCAAGATCAAAGCTTTTGGAGTATCTAACTTTACGTCTAGCCAGACCGAACTTATACGCAGCCGCACCGAAGTGTACTGCAATCAGATTGAATTCTCGGCGACCCATTTAGATCCAATGCTGGACGGTAGTTTCGACTATATGATGGTTAATAACATCAAACCAATGGCATGGAGCCCTATAGGCAGTATTTTTAAAGAGCATAACGATCAAACGCACCGCCTTAAACTGTTACTGTCTCAACTTGTGGCAAAATATGGCGTTACCGCTGATGTTATCCTGTTAGCATGGATACTTCAGCATCCTGCAGGAGTAACTCCCGTATCGGGATCTGTAAGCCCGGAAAGGCTTAAAAACCAAATAAAAGCAACCCAGGTTAAACTGGAATTGGAAGACTGGTTTGCTATATGGACAGAGAGTATTGGCAATAAAGTACCTTAA
- a CDS encoding BatB protein encodes MYELDEPRYLYLLGIVPVLLLLFFFNLYWQKRKQREFGNPELVKKLTPERSVFKAALKLVVLLLALSGIVIAIVNPKVGTKVETVKREGVDIVFAVDVSKSMLAEDMQPNRLDKSKQIVSQVINQLGTDRIGIVAYAGSAYPVLPITGDYSVAKMFLQNMNTDMVSSQGTAISDALELAVSYFDDPQTSKLVILISDGEDHGEGSREAALALKDKGIKLITVGVGTEKGGPIPIKVNGRTESLKRDSEGNVVITKMYPQDLKSIAAVTNGGYVYGKSTREVSDYVKNALGNMEKTEFEAKQMAVYDSQYQWFLGAAFLLLFIEVFFLERKTAWIKKLNLFNEKE; translated from the coding sequence ATGTACGAATTAGACGAACCAAGATATTTATACCTGCTGGGCATAGTGCCGGTACTGTTACTGCTGTTCTTTTTTAACCTGTACTGGCAGAAGAGGAAACAGCGTGAGTTTGGTAACCCCGAGCTGGTAAAGAAACTAACCCCGGAAAGGTCGGTGTTTAAAGCTGCACTGAAACTCGTGGTGTTGCTATTGGCACTCTCGGGTATAGTAATTGCAATTGTAAACCCTAAGGTGGGCACAAAGGTAGAAACCGTAAAACGCGAAGGTGTAGATATTGTTTTTGCAGTAGACGTTTCTAAAAGTATGCTTGCCGAAGATATGCAACCTAACAGGCTGGATAAGTCAAAGCAGATCGTGTCGCAGGTTATCAATCAATTGGGTACCGATAGAATAGGTATTGTGGCATACGCCGGAAGTGCTTACCCGGTACTGCCTATTACAGGCGATTACAGCGTAGCGAAGATGTTCCTTCAGAATATGAATACCGATATGGTTTCCTCTCAGGGTACTGCAATCAGCGATGCTTTGGAACTGGCTGTTTCGTATTTTGACGATCCGCAGACCAGTAAGCTGGTTATATTAATATCAGATGGTGAAGATCATGGCGAAGGCAGCCGCGAGGCAGCACTTGCCCTTAAAGATAAAGGCATTAAGCTGATAACTGTTGGTGTGGGTACCGAAAAAGGCGGACCAATACCTATTAAAGTTAACGGTCGTACCGAAAGCCTTAAGCGCGATAGCGAAGGCAATGTGGTAATCACAAAAATGTATCCGCAGGATCTTAAGAGTATTGCAGCAGTTACAAATGGTGGCTATGTTTACGGTAAAAGCACCCGCGAAGTATCAGATTACGTTAAGAATGCACTGGGCAACATGGAAAAAACCGAATTCGAAGCCAAACAAATGGCAGTGTACGATTCGCAATACCAGTGGTTTTTAGGAGCGGCATTTTTGCTGCTGTTTATAGAAGTGTTTTTCCTGGAAAGAAAAACAGCATGGATTAAGAAACTTAACCTGTTTAACGAAAAAGAATAA
- a CDS encoding sulfatase maturase, whose protein sequence is MTILDKYHKTRRHTEQICSLLQPEDHVPQPEPFVSPPKWHLAHTSWFFEEFILKEHLPGYAVFNDDFSFLFNSYYNNVGKRVLRNNRGALTRPATSQVIEYRQYVDMHMELLLQMKAEQHDIHNLVELGLNHEQQHQELLLTDIKYIFSCNPISPVYSEDIAWENQLNSEDGFVTVDEGVYEIGYTGEGFSFDNEHNRHKVYLNTFEIAKTLVTNGEFIDFINAGGYTDFNLWLDEGWSWVNQNNITAPLYWHKAETGWQHFTLSGVQDINPEAMLTHISFYEALAFAEWKKMRLPTEAEWEVASTQLNWGRRWEWTHSAYLPYPGFSKPDGAVGEYNGKFMVNQMVLRGASCATPEGHSRKTYRNFFHPEERWQFNGIRLVKR, encoded by the coding sequence ATGACGATTTTAGATAAATACCACAAAACACGTAGGCACACCGAGCAGATTTGCAGCCTGTTGCAGCCCGAAGATCATGTGCCGCAACCGGAACCCTTTGTGAGTCCGCCCAAATGGCACCTTGCACATACCTCATGGTTTTTTGAGGAGTTTATCCTTAAAGAACACCTGCCGGGCTATGCGGTATTTAATGATGATTTTAGCTTTTTATTCAATAGTTACTACAACAATGTAGGCAAAAGGGTACTTCGCAATAACAGAGGAGCCTTAACCCGCCCTGCAACTTCGCAGGTTATTGAGTATCGGCAGTATGTAGACATGCATATGGAACTGCTGCTTCAAATGAAAGCCGAACAGCACGATATTCATAACCTTGTTGAGCTTGGTTTGAACCACGAACAGCAACACCAGGAGTTACTGCTTACCGATATTAAATACATCTTTTCCTGCAACCCTATATCACCTGTATACAGTGAAGATATTGCATGGGAAAACCAGCTTAATTCTGAAGATGGCTTTGTAACCGTCGATGAAGGGGTTTACGAAATTGGGTATACGGGTGAGGGATTTAGCTTTGATAATGAACACAACAGGCATAAGGTATACCTCAATACTTTTGAGATTGCCAAAACACTTGTCACGAACGGTGAGTTTATCGATTTTATCAACGCTGGCGGCTACACCGATTTTAACTTATGGCTGGACGAAGGCTGGAGTTGGGTGAATCAAAACAATATAACGGCTCCCTTATACTGGCACAAGGCCGAAACGGGATGGCAGCACTTCACACTATCCGGCGTGCAGGATATAAACCCGGAAGCTATGCTTACACACATTAGCTTTTATGAAGCTTTGGCATTTGCCGAATGGAAAAAAATGCGCCTGCCCACCGAAGCCGAATGGGAAGTTGCCTCCACCCAGCTTAACTGGGGACGACGATGGGAATGGACACACAGTGCCTACCTGCCCTATCCCGGTTTTTCTAAACCCGATGGTGCCGTAGGCGAATATAACGGCAAATTTATGGTGAACCAAATGGTGTTGCGCGGTGCATCGTGTGCTACACCCGAAGGCCATAGCCGAAAAACATACCGAAACTTTTTTCATCCTGAGGAACGCTGGCAATTTAACGGCATTCGTCTTGTAAAACGATAA
- a CDS encoding AAA family ATPase: protein MINKRLLIKNLLAHNDESSFYDKKRQLNLHTKEGKAKFVKHICALSNSNPANNSYIVVGVEDHDNEILGTDFYDDSRIQNLVNAYLVNPPTIQYENVPFPNLPKDKVVGLVTIQPKSGTSYFKKNIYTILGGAVFARRGSNSIPLEPGVDVAFTDHNAETVTAIENGSRNSIEYTLEGVMDFVTNRHKDMAAKYKVFKELFVVCWAGHKKVVKGQTYYSRVDIELINEQIKLFYSALDEVSIAYDDDSFAITEYVALGLNDKTSYYPLEEVSIRFEENGYYKMESTLLFDPPQYNRKMMFHIYNANLALIKKLEKEIPLSEREHKDLLNLPSTLMICQLNGFNDAKQKLAEAKPLLKNYPDEQAYISFKEAMRVLRKMKYA, encoded by the coding sequence ATGATAAATAAGCGCCTTTTAATTAAAAACCTGCTGGCTCACAACGATGAGAGCAGTTTTTATGATAAAAAGCGTCAACTGAACCTTCACACCAAAGAAGGTAAAGCCAAATTTGTAAAACATATTTGTGCGTTATCCAATTCTAATCCTGCCAATAACTCGTACATTGTAGTAGGTGTAGAAGACCATGACAATGAAATTTTGGGTACCGATTTTTACGACGATAGCCGCATTCAGAATCTTGTGAATGCCTATTTGGTAAATCCGCCAACGATACAATACGAAAATGTGCCTTTCCCAAACCTCCCGAAAGACAAAGTAGTGGGCCTGGTAACTATTCAGCCAAAAAGCGGGACATCGTACTTTAAAAAGAATATTTACACGATTTTAGGCGGAGCTGTTTTTGCCCGCAGGGGCAGCAACTCGATACCATTAGAACCTGGTGTTGATGTGGCCTTTACCGACCATAATGCCGAGACTGTAACTGCCATAGAAAACGGATCGCGCAACAGTATAGAATATACTCTTGAAGGTGTTATGGACTTTGTTACCAACCGCCATAAAGATATGGCCGCCAAATACAAAGTGTTTAAAGAACTGTTTGTAGTTTGCTGGGCCGGTCATAAAAAGGTAGTTAAAGGGCAAACCTACTATTCACGTGTAGATATTGAGCTGATAAACGAACAGATCAAGCTATTTTATTCGGCACTGGATGAGGTTAGCATTGCCTATGATGACGATAGTTTTGCCATTACCGAATATGTAGCCCTGGGGCTTAACGATAAAACGAGCTATTATCCGTTGGAGGAAGTAAGCATACGTTTTGAAGAGAATGGGTATTATAAAATGGAATCTACGCTGTTGTTTGATCCACCGCAGTATAACCGCAAAATGATGTTCCATATTTATAATGCCAACCTTGCGCTTATAAAAAAACTTGAAAAAGAAATACCACTATCGGAACGGGAACATAAAGATTTGCTAAACCTTCCTTCTACACTCATGATATGCCAGCTCAATGGCTTTAATGATGCCAAGCAAAAACTTGCAGAAGCAAAACCACTGCTAAAGAATTACCCCGACGAGCAGGCCTATATTTCATTTAAAGAAGCCATGCGCGTTCTACGTAAAATGAAATATGCATAA
- a CDS encoding BatC protein, translated as MRKLFTYSLLLVTVFSFAQQAKKQQDKYLKKGNSEFTSKNYAEAEANYRISQSKSPARAAAAYNLANSIYRQNKNVEAAYGYSDALKNATTKQQKHMAYHNLGNVFMKEKEYQNAVDAYKNALRNDPTDEESRYNLAVAKEMLKNNPPPPQPKDDKNKDKDKKDNKDQQPNNGGNKDDKNQPPKDKGDNKDKGGKGDDKDKGDKGDQKDKGDKGDQKDKGDNGDKQDQGQNGGKPKPEAGQSPSKQRMENLLDAMNNEEKKIQDKIQGRKVKVKSTQQEKDW; from the coding sequence ATGAGAAAACTATTTACATACAGCCTGCTGTTAGTTACAGTGTTTTCATTTGCACAGCAGGCTAAAAAGCAACAGGACAAATATTTAAAAAAGGGTAACAGCGAGTTTACAAGCAAAAACTATGCTGAAGCCGAAGCCAATTACAGGATATCGCAGTCCAAATCGCCTGCAAGGGCTGCTGCTGCCTATAATCTGGCAAATTCAATTTACAGGCAAAACAAGAATGTAGAGGCGGCTTACGGGTACAGCGATGCCCTTAAAAATGCTACTACAAAACAACAAAAACACATGGCCTATCATAACTTAGGTAATGTGTTCATGAAAGAGAAAGAATACCAAAACGCAGTTGACGCTTATAAAAACGCACTGCGTAACGATCCTACCGATGAGGAGTCGCGATATAACCTTGCGGTTGCTAAGGAGATGCTGAAAAATAATCCGCCGCCACCTCAACCCAAAGACGACAAGAACAAGGATAAGGATAAGAAAGACAATAAAGATCAGCAGCCTAACAACGGCGGTAATAAGGATGATAAAAATCAGCCTCCTAAAGATAAAGGTGACAACAAGGACAAAGGAGGTAAGGGTGATGACAAGGATAAAGGTGATAAAGGCGACCAAAAAGACAAGGGCGACAAAGGCGACCAGAAAGATAAAGGAGATAATGGCGATAAACAGGATCAGGGTCAGAATGGCGGTAAGCCGAAGCCTGAAGCCGGGCAGAGCCCTTCTAAACAGCGAATGGAGAACCTGCTTGATGCCATGAATAACGAAGAAAAGAAAATTCAGGATAAGATACAGGGCAGAAAAGTGAAGGTGAAATCAACACAACAGGAGAAAGACTGGTAA
- a CDS encoding ATPase — protein MEENTSTLDIRAINEKIERESAFVDLLVMEMNKVIVGQKYMIERLLIGLLGQGHILLEGVPGLAKTLAINTLSQAVHGSFSRIQFTPDLLPADVVGTMIYNVKQNEFTIKKGPIFANFVLADEINRAPAKVQSALLEAMQEKQVTIGEETFKLQKPFLVMATMNPVEQEGTYPLPEAQVDRFMLKAVIDYPKMEDERLVIRQNLKGAFEKVNQVVSVEQILRAQEAVREVYMDEKIEKYILDIIFATRYPENYKLEKLKPLISFGSSPRGSINLATAAKCYAFIKRRGFVIPEDVRAVVHDVLRHRIGVTYEAEAENITSMDIINKIVNEIEVP, from the coding sequence ATGGAAGAAAACACATCAACGCTCGATATTAGGGCGATTAATGAAAAGATAGAGAGGGAAAGTGCCTTTGTAGATTTACTTGTCATGGAAATGAACAAGGTTATTGTAGGCCAAAAGTATATGATAGAACGCCTTTTGATCGGTCTTTTAGGGCAGGGGCATATACTACTTGAGGGTGTACCCGGGCTTGCAAAAACGCTTGCCATCAATACGTTATCTCAGGCGGTTCACGGTTCATTCAGCCGTATACAGTTTACTCCCGATTTGCTTCCTGCCGATGTAGTAGGTACCATGATTTATAATGTTAAGCAAAACGAATTTACCATAAAAAAAGGGCCAATATTTGCCAACTTCGTGCTTGCCGATGAGATTAACAGGGCTCCTGCAAAAGTGCAGTCTGCACTGCTTGAGGCGATGCAGGAAAAGCAGGTAACTATTGGTGAAGAAACCTTTAAACTACAAAAGCCATTTCTTGTAATGGCAACCATGAACCCGGTAGAGCAGGAAGGTACCTATCCGCTTCCTGAAGCGCAGGTAGACCGTTTTATGCTTAAAGCGGTTATCGACTATCCTAAAATGGAAGACGAGCGCCTTGTTATCCGCCAAAATCTTAAAGGTGCTTTCGAAAAAGTGAACCAGGTAGTTTCTGTAGAGCAGATTCTGCGTGCGCAGGAAGCTGTGCGTGAGGTGTACATGGACGAAAAAATAGAAAAATACATACTTGATATCATTTTTGCTACCCGTTATCCTGAAAATTATAAGCTGGAAAAACTAAAACCGCTTATTAGTTTCGGTTCATCTCCAAGGGGTAGTATCAATCTTGCTACTGCGGCAAAATGTTATGCATTTATCAAACGCAGGGGCTTTGTTATTCCTGAAGACGTAAGGGCTGTTGTACACGATGTACTCCGCCACAGGATTGGTGTTACCTATGAGGCTGAAGCAGAAAACATCACCTCTATGGACATCATCAACAAAATCGTTAACGAGATTGAAGTGCCATAA
- a CDS encoding BatD protein, with the protein MKRYILLLLLFVQGIYAQVEFKATPSKTKLGLNERLIVEFAVNADGDNFAPPQFPNFKVSGPSQMVSNSWVNGKHSFSKGYKYLLIPTTKGTFTIGAATIEVEGKEYKTAPIKITVGDAVAGADPNPYANNQQHQQQMQQNAADGVHLVAEVSKTNPYVNEPVTVVYKIYVSPYTSVGGWKEVASPQYNDFWSQNIDIKNLVLQQENYQGKEYRMVVLRKTVLYPQKDGRLEIEPLTLDVSMEVPNGRADFFGRQMMVPTSKVVSAGKKFINVRPLPEKGKPADFSGAVGNFTFTAKPSKTTLSDGETMQLNLTVSGKGNLKLFTLPKPQVPAALEMYDPEHTEDISTPLSGMQGKMSDSYTIVPQNKGKYPIKPISFSWFDLATKSYKTVTQEEIMVNVLSVSGKESDKDDFANKKKVESAEPFRFIALETSLKEVGRDDFFGSGLFFGLLFAPFLLIPFIVLGKKKKEAYDSDVTGSKIRQNNKLAKKYLGEARKQLGNKAAFYLALEKALHNFLKAKLNIETSEMSRDNIKELLLSRNAKEETVYDFSKIMDNCEFARYAPSSDSAMQQDYDSAVAVITALEKQM; encoded by the coding sequence ATGAAAAGATACATCTTACTATTATTGCTTTTTGTACAGGGCATTTATGCCCAGGTAGAATTTAAGGCGACGCCAAGCAAAACAAAGCTTGGCTTAAACGAGCGCCTTATTGTGGAGTTCGCAGTAAATGCCGATGGCGATAATTTTGCACCGCCACAGTTTCCTAACTTTAAAGTTTCGGGGCCAAGCCAGATGGTGAGCAACTCGTGGGTAAATGGTAAGCATAGCTTTAGCAAGGGCTATAAATACCTGCTGATACCTACTACTAAAGGTACATTTACCATTGGTGCAGCAACTATAGAGGTAGAGGGCAAGGAATATAAAACAGCACCTATAAAAATTACTGTAGGCGACGCTGTTGCGGGGGCCGACCCAAATCCGTACGCTAACAACCAACAGCACCAGCAACAAATGCAGCAAAATGCAGCAGATGGTGTACACCTTGTAGCTGAGGTTAGTAAGACCAATCCGTATGTAAACGAGCCGGTAACGGTAGTGTATAAAATATACGTTAGTCCGTACACATCGGTAGGCGGCTGGAAGGAAGTAGCGAGCCCACAATACAATGATTTCTGGAGTCAGAATATCGACATCAAAAATCTGGTACTACAGCAGGAAAACTATCAGGGGAAAGAGTACCGAATGGTAGTGCTTAGAAAAACCGTGCTGTATCCTCAAAAAGACGGAAGGCTGGAAATTGAACCGCTAACGCTTGATGTTTCTATGGAAGTGCCAAACGGAAGAGCTGATTTCTTTGGCCGCCAAATGATGGTGCCTACAAGCAAGGTAGTATCCGCAGGAAAGAAATTTATAAATGTAAGGCCACTTCCTGAAAAAGGTAAACCTGCCGACTTTAGCGGTGCTGTAGGTAACTTTACATTTACGGCAAAACCGTCTAAAACTACATTAAGCGATGGCGAGACCATGCAGCTTAACCTAACTGTTTCGGGTAAGGGTAACTTGAAGTTATTTACCCTGCCTAAGCCACAGGTGCCTGCTGCTTTAGAAATGTATGATCCTGAGCACACAGAAGATATCTCTACGCCGTTAAGCGGAATGCAGGGTAAGATGTCTGACAGTTACACTATAGTGCCTCAAAACAAAGGTAAATATCCTATTAAACCTATTTCATTCTCATGGTTTGACCTTGCAACAAAGTCGTACAAAACAGTGACGCAGGAAGAGATCATGGTAAATGTACTTAGCGTTTCGGGCAAAGAGAGCGATAAAGACGATTTTGCCAACAAGAAAAAAGTAGAATCGGCAGAGCCATTCCGTTTCATAGCACTGGAAACTTCGCTTAAAGAAGTTGGGCGTGATGATTTCTTTGGGTCGGGATTATTCTTCGGGTTGCTTTTTGCACCATTCTTGCTGATACCGTTCATCGTTTTAGGTAAGAAGAAAAAAGAAGCATACGATAGCGATGTTACCGGAAGCAAAATAAGACAGAACAATAAACTGGCTAAAAAATACCTTGGTGAAGCAAGGAAACAATTGGGTAATAAAGCAGCCTTTTACCTGGCACTTGAAAAAGCCCTTCATAATTTCCTCAAGGCAAAACTTAATATTGAAACCAGCGAAATGAGCAGGGACAATATTAAAGAATTGTTAT
- a CDS encoding malonic semialdehyde reductase, with the protein MKTALITGATSGIGRATARLLAKNNYNLIICGRREDRLAELQDEFAALTKVHTLNFDVRNKKAVGQSIKSIPADFAKIDILVNNAGNAHGLDPIENGDTDDWDAMIDINIKGLLYVSKHIIPGMVERRSGHIINIGSIAGKETYTNGNVYCATKHAVDAINQGMRMDLNQYGIRVGAINPGMVDTEFSEVRFKGDTERATSVYKGFEPLKAEDIADVIHFVVSRPYHVNIADLLILPTAQASATIVNKQL; encoded by the coding sequence ATGAAAACAGCATTAATAACAGGTGCTACCAGCGGTATTGGCCGCGCTACTGCCCGCCTGCTGGCAAAAAACAATTATAACCTCATTATCTGCGGGAGGCGCGAAGACCGTCTTGCAGAATTACAGGATGAGTTTGCTGCCCTAACCAAAGTGCACACTCTTAATTTTGACGTGCGTAACAAAAAAGCGGTAGGGCAATCTATCAAATCGATACCTGCCGATTTTGCAAAGATTGATATCCTTGTAAATAACGCCGGTAACGCCCACGGCCTTGACCCGATAGAAAATGGCGATACAGACGATTGGGATGCCATGATAGACATTAATATAAAAGGGTTACTTTATGTTAGCAAACATATTATCCCCGGAATGGTAGAACGCCGAAGCGGACACATAATTAATATTGGGTCTATTGCAGGTAAAGAAACCTATACTAACGGCAATGTGTACTGCGCTACCAAACATGCTGTAGATGCTATAAACCAAGGTATGCGTATGGATTTAAATCAGTACGGTATCCGCGTAGGGGCAATTAATCCGGGTATGGTAGATACCGAATTCAGCGAAGTGCGCTTTAAAGGCGATACCGAACGTGCCACCAGTGTATACAAAGGTTTTGAACCGCTTAAAGCAGAAGACATTGCCGATGTTATTCATTTTGTGGTTTCAAGGCCATACCATGTAAATATTGCCGATTTGCTTATTTTGCCAACCGCTCAGGCGTCAGCTACAATAGTAAATAAACAGCTTTAA